In Rissa tridactyla isolate bRisTri1 chromosome 8, bRisTri1.patW.cur.20221130, whole genome shotgun sequence, one genomic interval encodes:
- the KIAA0040 gene encoding uncharacterized protein KIAA0040 homolog, with protein sequence MEQKISSFFNSILELIRTKHEEGVFNTVCLAVLMGLPFVVIIAFIFICCHCCFCSQVGESRKKGGTSSNGQMHAERNKKKKKKKKKDEEDLWISAQPKLLLLDKRPSLPI encoded by the coding sequence ATGGAGCAGAAGATCAGCTCTTTCTTTAATTCTATCTTGGAGCTCATCCGTACCAAGCATGAGGAAGGTGTCTTCAACACCGTGTGCCTGGCCGTGCTAATGGGTCTGCCCTTCGTTGTCATCATTGcattcattttcatttgctgccactgctgcttctgcagccaggtgggagaaagcaggaagaaaggtGGCACCAGCAGCAACGGGCAGATGCACGCGGAgaggaacaagaagaaaaagaagaagaagaagaaggatgAAGAGGACCTGTGGATCTCTGCTCAACCCAAGCTGCTCTTGCTGGACAAGAGACCCTCCTTGCCCATCTAG